A genome region from Christensenella minuta includes the following:
- a CDS encoding HK97-gp10 family putative phage morphogenesis protein — translation MAKTEVDASEVLRNFENFVKKALPDAIKDGLEQACLVVENAAKNNCPADKGTLRASITHVVEENGENLEGYVGSGIDYAPYIHQGTGLFAIDGNGRKNVPWRYQDEKGEWHTTEGQRPNPFISDAIEQNRAKIINCFKDVMKK, via the coding sequence ATGGCTAAGACAGAAGTAGACGCAAGCGAAGTTTTAAGGAACTTTGAGAACTTTGTTAAAAAAGCCTTGCCGGACGCTATCAAAGATGGTCTTGAACAAGCTTGCCTTGTGGTCGAAAATGCTGCAAAAAATAATTGCCCTGCAGATAAAGGCACTTTGCGCGCAAGCATAACTCACGTTGTGGAAGAAAACGGCGAAAACCTTGAAGGATATGTAGGCAGTGGGATAGATTACGCGCCATATATTCATCAAGGTACAGGGTTATTTGCCATAGATGGAAATGGGCGAAAAAATGTTCCTTGGCGGTATCAAGACGAAAAAGGCGAATGGCACACAACCGAAGGGCAGCGACCCAATCCGTTTATATCCGACGCAATAGAACAAAACCGGGCAAAGATCATAAATTGCTTTAAGGACGTGATGAAGAAATGA